From Alligator mississippiensis isolate rAllMis1 chromosome 9, rAllMis1, whole genome shotgun sequence, one genomic window encodes:
- the BLCAP gene encoding bladder cancer-associated protein — MYCLQWLLPVLLIPKPLNPALWFSHSMFMGFYLLSFLLERKPCTICALVFLAALFLICYSCWGNCFLYHCTGSQLPASAHDPSIVGT; from the coding sequence ATGTACTGCCTTCAGTGGTTACTGCCTGTTCTCCTCATCCCCAAGCCCCTCAATCCAGCCTTGTGGTTCAGTCACTCGATGTTCATGGGCTTCTATCTGCTGAGTTTCCTCCTGGAGCGGAAGCCTTGCACAATTtgtgccttggttttcctggcAGCCTTGTTCCTCATCTGCTATAGTTGCTGGGGGAACTGCTTCTTGTACCACTGCACTGGCTCTCAACTGCCTGCATCAGCTCATGATCCCAGCATAGTTGGTACCTAA